A single Venturia canescens isolate UGA chromosome 1, ASM1945775v1, whole genome shotgun sequence DNA region contains:
- the Rab3 gene encoding ras-related protein Rab-3 isoform X1, translated as MSRKNTAVRPQLKDSALELRPRMARMLSIVEITSPNFHPMAGQDPKWQKDAADQNFDYMFKLLIIGNSSVGKTSFLFRYADDSFTSAFVSTVGIDFKVKTVFRHDKRVKLQIWDTAGQERYRTITTAYYRGAMGFILMYDITNEESFNSVQDWVTQIKTYSWDNAQVILVGNKCDMEDERVISFERGKQLAEQLGVQFFETSAKENINVKAVFEQLVDIICDKMSESLDNDPALMTGGAGEAKGQRLTDQPANPSATNCNC; from the exons ATGTCCCGAAAGAACACAGCTGTCAGGCCACAGCTCAAGGACTCGGCACTCGAACTTCGACCCCGGATGGCCCGAATGCTTTCCATCGTCGAGATAACGTCGCCGAATTTTCATCCG ATGGCGGGTCAGGATCCAAAATGGCAGAAAGACGCGGCGGATCAAAACTTCGATTACATGTTCAAGTTGCTGATAATCGGTAATTCCTCAGTTGGCAAGACGTCCTTTCTCTTCCGATATGCTGACGACTCGTTCACCTCGGCCTTCGTCTCGACCGTTGGTATTGACTTCAAAGTTAAAACGGTCTTCAGACACGACAAGAGGGTCAAGCTACAAATCTGG GACACCGCTGGCCAGGAAAGATACAGAACTATTACGACGGCCTACTACAGAGGCGCGATGGGTTTCATTCTGATGTACGACATCACAAACGAGGAATCGTTCAATTCGGTGCAGGACTGGGTGACGCAGATAAAAACGTACTCGTGGGACAACGCCCAGGTTATTCTAGTTGGCAACAAGTGCGACATGGAAGACGAGAGAGTAATTAGCTTCGAAAGGGGTAAACAATTGGCCGAACAGCTGGGTGTCCAGTTCTTCGAGACGTCGGCGAAAGAGAATATCAACGTGAAG GCGGTTTTCGAGCAGCTCGTAGACATAATTTGCGACAAAATGAGTGAGTCACTGGACAACGATCCGGCGTTAATGACAGGGGGTGCGGGAGAGGCGAAGGGTCAGCGTCTTACCGATCAACCGGCGAACCCCTCAGCCACCAATTGCAACTGCTAA
- the LOC122406441 gene encoding uncharacterized protein produces the protein MSKRRCDLDKAEAYRDKILKYKRLLNDTVESDDQDGLSDDSDTNAQAIDEPITDENDRNIPNVQNVVNESEETLNGEANAPILSEKARELLRVEKRRQKDKAFVLHNELADCWKEIILSGMESTVKKSMEEKYPTKGNCPLKAPELNAELIPLLHKTAKNRDKYLIANQEMSGRGLVALGNAIGAIFNDENEPVDKDQLLEWLCDASSMFCDVNHQLSKTRKHQIYQHVDEKRKVILEQSETDSFLFGEDLGKRIKTATAAEKVGLY, from the exons ATGAGCAAAAGGAGGTGTGATCTCGACAAGGCAGAAGCCTATCgagataaaatattaaaatataaaagattATTGAATGACACAGTTGAAAGCGATGATCAAGATGGCCTTTCAGATG ACTCAGACACTAACGCTCAGGCAATTGACGAACCGATAACCGACGAGAACGATCGGAATATACCAAATGTTCAAAATGTGGTGAACGAGTCTGAAGAGACGTTGAATGGTGAGGCTAACGCTCCCATTCTGAGCGAAAAAGCCCGAGAACTCCTGAGAGTTGAGAAGCGTCGTCAAAAAGATAAAGCTTTCGTTCTCCATAATGAGTTAGCAGATTGTTGGAAAGAAATTATATTGTCGGGCATGGAATCGACCGTCAAAAAAtccatggaagaaaaatacccTACTAAGGGAAATTGTCCTTTGAAAGCACCGGAATTGAATGCGGAGCTCATTCCGTTACTTCACAAAACGGCCAAGAATCGAGACAAATATTTAATAGCAAATCAGGAGATGTCTGGAAGAGGTTTGGTTGCACTTGGAAATGCGATTGGTGCAATTTTTAATGATGAAAATGAGCCTGTTGATAAAGATCAACTCCTTGAGTGGCTCTGTGACGCGAGCTCCATGTTTTGCGATGTGAATCATCAATTATCTAAAACAAGAAAACATCAGATATATCAGCATGTGGACGAGAAACGTAAAGTCATATTGGAACAATCAGAAACGGattcttttctttttggaGAAGATTTAGGCAAAAGAATTAAAACAGCGACGGCGGCAGAGAAAGTGGGTCTCTATTAA
- the Rab3 gene encoding ras-related protein Rab-3 isoform X3, translating to MAGQDPKWQKDAADQNFDYMFKLLIIGNSSVGKTSFLFRYADDSFTSAFVSTVGIDFKVKTVFRHDKRVKLQIWDTAGQERYRTITTAYYRGAMGFILMYDITNEESFNSVQDWVTQIKTYSWDNAQVILVGNKCDMEDERVISFERGKQLAEQLGVQFFETSAKENINVKAVFEQLVDIICDKMSESLDNDPALMTGGAGEAKGQRLTDQPANPSATNCNC from the exons ATGGCGGGTCAGGATCCAAAATGGCAGAAAGACGCGGCGGATCAAAACTTCGATTACATGTTCAAGTTGCTGATAATCGGTAATTCCTCAGTTGGCAAGACGTCCTTTCTCTTCCGATATGCTGACGACTCGTTCACCTCGGCCTTCGTCTCGACCGTTGGTATTGACTTCAAAGTTAAAACGGTCTTCAGACACGACAAGAGGGTCAAGCTACAAATCTGG GACACCGCTGGCCAGGAAAGATACAGAACTATTACGACGGCCTACTACAGAGGCGCGATGGGTTTCATTCTGATGTACGACATCACAAACGAGGAATCGTTCAATTCGGTGCAGGACTGGGTGACGCAGATAAAAACGTACTCGTGGGACAACGCCCAGGTTATTCTAGTTGGCAACAAGTGCGACATGGAAGACGAGAGAGTAATTAGCTTCGAAAGGGGTAAACAATTGGCCGAACAGCTGGGTGTCCAGTTCTTCGAGACGTCGGCGAAAGAGAATATCAACGTGAAG GCGGTTTTCGAGCAGCTCGTAGACATAATTTGCGACAAAATGAGTGAGTCACTGGACAACGATCCGGCGTTAATGACAGGGGGTGCGGGAGAGGCGAAGGGTCAGCGTCTTACCGATCAACCGGCGAACCCCTCAGCCACCAATTGCAACTGCTAA
- the Rab3 gene encoding ras-related protein Rab-3 isoform X2, protein MSAEGMEAAESASSNSMAGQDPKWQKDAADQNFDYMFKLLIIGNSSVGKTSFLFRYADDSFTSAFVSTVGIDFKVKTVFRHDKRVKLQIWDTAGQERYRTITTAYYRGAMGFILMYDITNEESFNSVQDWVTQIKTYSWDNAQVILVGNKCDMEDERVISFERGKQLAEQLGVQFFETSAKENINVKAVFEQLVDIICDKMSESLDNDPALMTGGAGEAKGQRLTDQPANPSATNCNC, encoded by the exons ATGTCGGCAGAGGGCATGGAAGCGGCCGAGAGTGCGAGCAGTAACTCA ATGGCGGGTCAGGATCCAAAATGGCAGAAAGACGCGGCGGATCAAAACTTCGATTACATGTTCAAGTTGCTGATAATCGGTAATTCCTCAGTTGGCAAGACGTCCTTTCTCTTCCGATATGCTGACGACTCGTTCACCTCGGCCTTCGTCTCGACCGTTGGTATTGACTTCAAAGTTAAAACGGTCTTCAGACACGACAAGAGGGTCAAGCTACAAATCTGG GACACCGCTGGCCAGGAAAGATACAGAACTATTACGACGGCCTACTACAGAGGCGCGATGGGTTTCATTCTGATGTACGACATCACAAACGAGGAATCGTTCAATTCGGTGCAGGACTGGGTGACGCAGATAAAAACGTACTCGTGGGACAACGCCCAGGTTATTCTAGTTGGCAACAAGTGCGACATGGAAGACGAGAGAGTAATTAGCTTCGAAAGGGGTAAACAATTGGCCGAACAGCTGGGTGTCCAGTTCTTCGAGACGTCGGCGAAAGAGAATATCAACGTGAAG GCGGTTTTCGAGCAGCTCGTAGACATAATTTGCGACAAAATGAGTGAGTCACTGGACAACGATCCGGCGTTAATGACAGGGGGTGCGGGAGAGGCGAAGGGTCAGCGTCTTACCGATCAACCGGCGAACCCCTCAGCCACCAATTGCAACTGCTAA